One Dysidea avara chromosome 7, odDysAvar1.4, whole genome shotgun sequence genomic region harbors:
- the LOC136259845 gene encoding inositol 1,4,5-trisphosphate-gated calcium channel ITPR1-like: protein MGFSPQDFVTPLSIKEWQNRNYCQIDEKDYHYILESRSSSADHSMMLQIAEKNAKIELKNNESEQERQKGTPVLYGSTIQLLHTFTNKYVAISTTQASKTEYTNMQVHLLSHDSDNCLFRILPRYKVRSVGDEVRMEDQITFSSEKTEGQYIHTSARLFRQVGITLHENCHEINASANESGYTLRSHYHASLNEEDFIRGSSIIRLFHRELECYLAAEGSFANEKDEVVTEEVHLRKRKSEHGNLKAPSTSAITYWQIVKDKEPLNGQVLSWGERCRIKHLPTRRYLAIVKEDNGYKVTLKGRKRDSPKADLDTVFRLFPVIDEDRGIQFESYARINHPHTKTWLVARKGERYTRQTFDPNASGLASLQWDSAELIQIGIQEQMNYDDAFTIEEVDSKLVKKFTFVAGIVPVMQAYIMEVLNELSDFMKFAHPRMKDHQKLLRNLMVLELLVQILKTYDQHDAHLHHPVYQACYKVLEVYLLGQSRKNENYLARFIDFFEQQMGMGLNTEQMLTELVRDNSLIISKFGKDKVDSIIHWLIDSKNSYFFDYLGVLCVCNDRPIPENQDNIIEKLVKQHGQELFYLTEVHRVEEVVQGSEEGGHSTKKEIHYCTPNEHRWIPLSKIAAAKGNLTDTKEYQFLVAQLDLFGKLCKGNNTSAVHTIDVEFNYLTFEEALTGAQDDNLHHALRSKYVELIVVLYVDVGSNRAILDNLSLSFVYKNIVSDPYKSAAEDPTIALTGVQNIYFPQLKDWIQHYVEQNMSVIASLVNVNNLNAEVLNLLFLLVKYGYYADINDINALITPLLSLLNGKNDKEFPYATPDENDHFTLEGRFEDNHKNRAIFRMKIMALKVMDLFFNFRFYLRLQHFIYDYKLLKGSAPNTDQQTPRPQIRPRHVSSTQQLTTRLSHQVSDTTVRVTQQITQQMTAEFNSLATRLGLVIDDYPEPPSELKRLQTHSHELKIHDKEWLMSLAVSRLKRIFSISFYNCDSAIENGLTFPQILIDLSQYNNDELLHESLYLLGRFYSAEENLFEKAIQTQLLITPESESVYNKISTLLPTLRHLAAIDVNKTRCQELVNILDDLIGLCHLEGDKNQSHEQNQKILYNTGVFADVLNIIFQEKSTRLISSDGLVESTPHIDLESTEMQQREKVLSKCLQFLKLLSRNNSVIQEHLFDHMDDLLQLDVAIPDMAGLLTEVFTGGKEICLKLKEQQVQQVFNLIVHGGTVGRAELLTMLQATVKVEELDLPLKRNQGYIIKYFSKMRENFCNDVLGLEDRKVARRKQLLLKTEDNDPVLQMLLKLIDLLASCSEGENLFIESICQNLMSINELLKILCMHNLSPSRKKPFVRFLLWVYMNTGGDKIQTGSVLLYHDPEIWSFMDHTSLMLHEFVGALKKFPELSPQPIHQSVKESVHISCKLVPDFLLYLMEGVLPMLKVFYGEYFLPYDTSDISSESNHRTSPESEVKISAAIGSSLLLMAEFIKNFIKSQDQWDLLHTTILTVLKHDCFDDEALDIDPVVRARFDQSVTYDVTTKHPLMKEYDEIYQQEILLNEEFNNFVRNYELAYWGPNTAKCQIGSPHEIPYSEFDDELLEEKGDEWLPLGPSFQKHVSCYVIHNMSESTVRHYTKRIIDCLVSSYDNLAYHNEKERQKQDRNNIKYLHLLRAIIHNEIMFINHEEEIDPVLYRKLSERIKSVQNQIQLLGNTVERIVRLLSHPNDSISAEVLAFLSTLLYAGNKTVQEGFSYLMHTREEKLFSNIQKRLQQAAINDRERRALLAQLESRLETQKVLRDTVVARSVHADTVSQLAANKEMFSCGPDITTLFLSSGAVQSKTNSTMSLEDISDVSPRKRLVSVINYRDLHHKNKQRKRRISQLNLTELLAEAGLAEDEIQLQKLQAAYEDKTSSKDGKKTDSLKFKDTSYIDLALRVLGLMCDCQYRPMQNYLREQPDNIKTINLVSEICMFLSSFYVDVTKDNIELVTRVLQTMIEMSVVSSK from the exons ATGGGGTTTTCTCCACAAGACTTTGTCACCCCATTATCCATAAAGGAATGGCAAAATAGAAACTACTGTCAAATCGATGAAAAAGATTATCACTACATCTTAGA GTCTAGAAGTAGTAGTGCTGACCATAGTATGATGCTGCAGATTGCTGAG AAAAATGCTAAAATTGAATTGAAAAATAATGAATCAGAACAAGAGCGACAGAAAGGGACACCAGTCTTGTATGGGTCTACTATTCAG TTGTTACACACATTCACCAACAAATATGTTGCTATTAGTACAACACAAGCCTCCAAGACTGAATACACTAATATGCAG GTACACCTCCTATCTCATGATTCTGACAATTGCCTATTCCGTATCCTGCCACGTTACAAAGTCAGATCAGTAGGAGATGAA GTTAGAATGGAAGACCAGATAACCTTCTCAAGTGAAAAAACAGAAGGCCAGTACATCCATACAAGTGCCAGACTGTTTCGTCAAGTTGGGATTACCCTACATGAAAACTG TCATGAGATCAATGCTTCAGCCAATGAGTCAGGATACACACTCAGGTCACATTACCATGCATCACTAAATGAAGAAGACTTCATCAGG GGCAGCAGCATCATTCGACTATTCCATCGTGAGTTAGAATGTTATTTAGCAGCAGAAGGATCATTTGCTAATGAAAAAGATGAGGTAGTCACAGAAGAAG TGCACTTGCGTAAACGAAAGTCAGAACATGGAAACTTGAAAGCTCCTTCAACATCTGCAATTACTTACTGGCAAATTGTAAAGGACAAAGAACCACTGAATG GTCAAGTGTTAAGTTGGGGAGAACGGTGTAGAATTAAACATTTGCCAACCAGAAGGTATCTAGCAATTGTCAAAGAAGACAATGGCTACAAA GTAACATTGAAAGGACGTAAAAGGGATTCTCCTAAAGCTGATCTTGACACAGTGTTTAGACTATTTCCCGTCATTGat GAGGACAGAGGAATCCAGTTTGAATCCTATGCAAGGATTAATCACCCTCACACTAAAACTTGGCTGGTGGCTAGGAAAG GAGAACGTTATACTCGTCAAACATTTGATCCTAATGCCTCAGGGTTGGCTAGCTTACAGTGGGATTCAGCTGAGTTAATACAAATTGGAATTCAAGAACAAATGAATTATGATGATGCCTTCACTATTGAAGAG GTTGACAGTAAGTTGGTAAAGAAGTTCACCTTTGTAGCTGGAATTGTTCCAGTCATGCAAGCATACATCATGGAG GTCCTCAATGAATTGTCAGATTTTATGAAATTTGCTCACCCAAGAATGAAGGATCATCAGAAGCTATTAAGAAATTTGATGGTTCTCGAATTGCTTGTACAAATCTTGAAGACATATGATCAACATGATGCACA TCTCCATCATCCAGTTTACCAAGCATGTTATAAGGTGTTAGAAGTGTACTTGTTGGGACAGAGTCG CAAGAATGAAAACTACCTTGCACGATTCATTGATTTCTTTGAGCAGCAAATGGGGATGGGGCTCAACACTGAACAAATGTTAACAGAATTAGTCAGAGACAACAG tTTAATTATATCAAAGTTTGGAAAAGATAAAGTTGACAGTATTATTCATTGGTTAATAGACAGCAAG AATTCTTACTTCTTTGACTACCTTGGTGTTCTGTGTGTTTGTAATGATCGTCCTATTCCTGAAAATCAAG ATAACATCATTGAGAAATTAGTAAAACAACATGGCCAG GAGTTGTTCTACTTGACTGAAGTACATAGAGTTGAGGAAGTGGTACAAGGCAGTGAAGAAGGAGGTCATAGTACTAAGAAGGAGATTCATTATTGCACTCCTAATGAACACAGATGGATTCCTCTTTCTAAAATTGCTGCAGCAAAA GGCAACCTCACCGATACAAAAGAGTATCAGTTTTTAGTAGCACAGTTAGATCTGTTTGGAAAGCTATGCAAG GGAAATAACACTTCAGCTGTTCATACTATTGATGTG GAGTTCAATTACCTTACATTTGAAGAAGCACTGACTGGGGCCCAAGATGATAATCTTCACCATGCCCTCCGCTCCAAATATGTGGAGTTAATAGTTG TATTATATGTTGATGTTGGCAGTAACAGAGCAATACTGGATAACCTCTCACTGTCTTTT GTTTATAAGAACATAGTCAGTGATCCTTACAAGTCAGCTGCAGAAGATCCAACAATAGCTCTGACAGGAGTACAAAATATATATTTTCCACAGCTGAAAGATTGGATACAACATTATGTTGAGCAAAATATG TCTGTTATTGCATCTTTGGTCAATGTAAATAATTTGAATGCTGAG GTGTTAAATCTTCTCTTTCTGTTGGTCAAATATGGATATTATGCTGACATCAACGATATTAATGCACTGATCACTCCGCTATTATCATTACTAAACGGCAAGAATGATAAGGAGTTCCCCTATGCAACCCCTGATGAAAATGATCATTTCACACTT GAAGGAAGATTTGAAGATAACCACAAGAACAGGGCAATTTTTAGAATGAAAATTATGGCACTGaaagtaatggatttgttttttAATTTTCGTTTTTACTTACGATTACAG CACTTTATCTATGATTATAAATTACTAAAGGGAAGTGCTCCAAACACAGATCAGCAAACTCCAAGACCACAAATCAGACCAAGACATGTTAGCTCCACCCAACAGTTAACTACTAGGTTATCGCATCAAGTTAGTGACACTACAGTACGAGTGACACAACAAATTACTCAACAGATGACTGCTGAGTTTAACTCTTTAGCCACAAGACTCGGG CTTGTCATTGATGACTATCCAGAACCTCCCAGTGAATTGAAGCGCCTTCAGACTCATTCTCATGAACTAAAAATTCATGACAAAGAGTG GCTGATGAGCTTAGCTGTCAGCAGATTGAAAAGAATATTTTCAATAAGTTTTTACAATTGTGACTCAGCTATTGAAAATGGACTTACATTTCCTCAGATCTTAATT GATTTGTCTCAATATAACAATGATGAGTTGTTGCATGAGTCCCTATATTTATTGGGAAGATTCTATTCTGCTGAGGAAAACTTGTTTGAAAAAGCCATTCAGACGCAG TTGTTGATTACTCCTGAATCAGAAAGTGTCTACAATAAAATATCCACTTTGCTTCCCACACTTCGTCATCTTGCAGCAATAGATGTGAATAAAACACGATGCCAAGAATTAGTCAACATTTTGGATGATCTGATTGG TTTATGTCATTTGGAAGGAGATAAAAATCAATCACATGAACAAAATCagaaaatattatataacacaG GAGTGTTTGCTGATGTGTTAAACATTATCTTCCAAGAGAAGTCAACTCGACTGATCAGCAGTGATGGGTTGGTAGAATCTACTCCTCATATTGATCTAGAGTCAACGGAGATGCAACAAAGAGAGAAAGTCTTGTCTAAATGTCTGCAGTTTTTGAAATTATTATCCAG AAACAATTCTGTTATTCAAGAACACTTGTTTGATCATATGGATGATCTCCTGCAGCTTGATGTTGCTATCCCAGACATGGCTGGACTCCTAACAGAA GTGTTCACTGGTGGGAAGGAGATTTGCTTGAAGTTAAAAGAGCAACAAGTGCAGCAAGTGTTTAACTTGATAGTTCATGGTGGTACTGTTGGTCGTGCAGAATTATTGACAATGCTGCAAGCAACTGTGAAG GTTGAAGAACTAGACCTTCCCCTAAAGCGTAACCAAGGTTACATAATCAAGTACTTTAGCAAGATGAGAGAAAACTTTTGCAATGATGTACTTGGGTTAGAAGACAGGAAGGTTGCTAGAAG AAAACAGCTGCTACTTAAGACAGAAGACAATGATCCAGTATTACAGATGTTGTTAAAATTGATTGACTTGCTTGCTTCTTGTTCTGAGGGAGAGAATTTATTCATAGAATCAATTTGTCAGAATTTGATGAGTATTAATGAGCTCCTAAAG ATTCTATGCATGCACAACCTTAGTCCATCACGAAAAAAACCATTTGTACGCTTCTTGCTGTGGGTGTACATGAATACAGGAGGAGACAAGATACAAACTGGCTCTGTTCTGCTGTACCATGATCC AGAAATCTGGAGCTTTATGGATCACACAAGTTTGATGTTGCATGAATTTGTTGGAGCCTTAAAAAAATTTCCGGAATTATCACCACAACCAATTCACCAGTCTGTCAAGGAGTCAGTGCACATTTCTTGTAAACTAGTACCAGATTTCCTTTTATATTTAATGGAAGGGGTTTTACCGATGCTTAAG GTCTTCTATGGTGAATATTTTCTTCCTTACGACACTTCTGATATTAGTAGTGAATCTAATCACAGAACATCTCCTGAAAGCGAGGTTAAGATATCAGCTGCTATTGGTAGTTCACTATTG CTAATGGCAGAGTTTATCAAGAACTTTATAAAGTCACAAGACCAATGGGACCTACTGCACACCACTATTCTTACAGTTCTTAAACACGACTGTTTTGATGATGAGGCCCTTGATATTGATCCtgtg GTACGAGCAAGATTTGACCAGAGTGTTACATACGATGTCACAACTAAACATCCATTAATGAAG GAATATGATGAAATTTATCAACAAGAAATATTACTGAATGAGGAATTCAACAATTTTGTTAGGAACTATGAGCTAGCCTACTGGGGTCCTAATACTGCTAAATGTCAGATAGGATCACCTCATGAAATTC CTTACAGTGAATTTGATGATGAATTATTAGAAGAAAAGGGTGATGAATGGCTTCCTTTAGGACCATCGTTTCAGAAGCATGTGTCTTGTTATGTCAT TCATAACATGTCTGAGAGCACAGTTAGACATTACACTAAAAGAATAATAGACTGTCTTGT ATCATCATATGATAATTTGGCTTACCATAACGAGAAAGAACGACAGAAACAAGATAGAAATAATATTAAATATTTACACTTACTTCGTGCCATTATTCACAATGAGATAATGTTCATTAATCATGAGGAAGAAATAGATCCTGTTCTGTATAGAAA GTTATCTGAAAGAATAAAGTCAGTTCAAAACCAAATCCAGTTGCTTGGGAATACTGTGGAAAGA ATCGTAAGACTACTATCCCATCCAAATGACAGTATTTCTGCTGAAGTTTTGGCTTTTTTATCTACACTCCTTTATGCTGGGAATAAAACAGTTCAG GAAGggtttagctatttaatgcacaccAGAGAGGAAAAACTTTTTAGTAACATACAGAAAAGGTTGCAGCAAGCTGCCATAAATGATCGAGAAAGAAGAGCACTGTTAGCTCAGCTTGAATCACGACTGGAGACACAAAAAGTTTTG AGAGATACTGTTGTAGCTCGTTCTGTTCATGCTGATACAGTTTCCCAACTAGCTGCCAACAAA GAAATGTTTTCTTGTGGTCCTGACATCACCACCTTGTTCTTGTCCAGTGGAGCAGTTCAAAGTAAAACCAATTCCACAATGTCCCTTGAAGATATCAGTGATGTTTCTCCTAGGAAAAGATTAGTGTCA GTGATAAACTACAGAGATCTTCATCACAAGAACAAACAAAGAAAAAGGCGAATAAGTCAACTAAACCTAACTGAG CTATTAGCAGAAGCTGGATTAGCAGAGGATGAAATTCAACTGCAGAAATTACAAGCAGCATAT GAGGATAAGACATCTTCTAAAGATGGGAAGAAGACTGACTCACTCAAATTCAAGGATACATCCTACATTGACTTGGCACTTAGAGTTCTTGGCTTAATGTGTGATTGCCAGTATCGACCAATGCAAAATTATCTCCGAGAACAACCAGACAACATAAAGACCATTAACCTTGTGTCTGAGATCTGTATGTTCCTATCATCATTTTATGTTGATGTAACAAAGGATAACATTGAGCTTGTAACTCGAGTCCTTCAGACTATGATTGAAATGAGTGTAGTGAGttctaaataa
- the LOC136259846 gene encoding inositol 1,4,5-trisphosphate receptor-like protein A: MCEETHPGTEKLVKNIFKAVDINALYCTLVFFYQLSKDQGMKKVDKDDDAEKAVFRTYHVLVHMADFEGISLSDVEPLNVGSKHPSNMHASGVPSNSTQAQTDTDLIEAWNYCTKWSKSVELLYQNENGQKILTKIYFRTYSADELPEEVAEKIKYRVNRESPEDKVRDFLTWMKSVKKEIDHLTVLREHWYTNMFVSNLKLRNYLLILWTLVMNFMLVIAWSDVDLESGYVYNPPGEGASVTSDEALLNNYCVETSCYNNVVNDNNFTPNNCTNDLCTIVKTIVPTVPEDSRSGHWFFDYALYIGGGIHLLMSLAMVMSYFLIYSSNFVFPDIFYHYILRTERIPTYSDESLFGLRSIYHIVFVACSALSIPFYGYFYCICLLHIVIDNDILQRVLRSVTKNGRSLLWVGALGLVIIYIYSVGTFALLANEFHYPNSENNNNVRFCRSLIECFITVLDYGLLDTLGLATSLPTEFRDAALRTILYDLTFFIIVTTIGLNIVFGIIVDTFSELRDEKWRIEEDKKGYCFICNLPSYEFERRAKGFYHHVKHEHCMWHYIYFYLHLERINVNDHSAIESFAYEQIIGNKTDFFPLFHAKSLRITANETITQLTELKKMVSEVMQHFQREEKVAAVRRKQEEQAQWEKEHIVIQ; encoded by the exons ATGTGTGAAGAAACACATCCAGGCACAGAGAAACTTGTCAAGAATATATTTAAAGCTGTTGACATTAATGCTCTTTATTGTACGTTAGTGTTCTTCTACCAACTCAGTAAAGATCAGGGAATG AAAAAAGTGGATAAAGATGATGATGCAGAAAAGGCAGTCTTCAGGACTTATCATGTGTTAGTACACATGGCAGACTTTGAGGGGATTTCACTCAGTGATGTTG AACCTTTGAATGTTGGATCAAAGCACCCAAGTAATATGCATGCCTCCGGTGTACCTAGCAACTCTACACAAGCACAAACTGATACTGATCTTATTGAGGCTTGGAATTACTGCACAAAATGGTCCAAGTCTGTAGAATTGTTATACCAGAATGAAAATGGCCAGAAAATATTGACCAAAATATATTTTAGAACTTATTCTGCA GATGAACTGCCAGAGGAAGTCGCTGAGAAAATAAAATATCGTGTAAATCGTGAATCACCAGAGGACAAAGTTCGAGATTTTCTGACATGGATGAAATCAGTAAAGAAAGAAATTGATCATTTG ACTGTCCTTCGTGAACACTGGTACACTAACATGTTTGTATCCAACTT AAAATTGAGAAATTATTTGCTCATATTGTGGACACTAGTGATGAATTTCATGCTGGTAATAGCTTGGAGTGATGTTGACTTGGAATC GGGATATGTTTACAATCCTCCGGGAGAAGGAGCAAGCGTAACAAGTGATGAGGCCTTACTCAATAACTATTGTGTTGAAACGTCTTGTTATAATAATGTTGTCAATGACAACAACTTTACTCCCAATAATTGCACTAATGATTTGTGCACAATAGTCAAGACAATTGTTCCAACTGTTCCTGAGGATAGCAGAAGTGGTCACTGGTTTTTTGATTATGCTCTCTACATTGGAGGAGGAATTCATTTGTTGATGAGTCTAGCAATGGTCATGTCTTACTTCCTCATCTATTCATCAAATTTTGTCTTTCCAGATATTTTCTATCACTACAT ACTCAGAACAGAAAGGATCCCAACTTACTCAGATGAGTCACTGTTTGGATTGAGATCCATATACCACATT GTGTTTGTGGCATGCTCAGCATTGTCAATACCATTTTATGGATATTTCTATTGCATTTGTCTGCTTCACATTGTGATTGATAATGATATACTACAAAGAGTTCTCAGATCTGTTACTAAGAATG GTCGGTCACTGTTATGGGTTGGTGCACTTGGTCTGGTCATCATCTATATTTATAGTGTGGGTACATTTGCTCTACTAGCTAATGAATTTCATTACCCTAATTCtgagaataataataatgtgagaTTCTGTCGTTCTCTCATTGAATGCTTCATCACTGTACTGGACTATGGCTTACTTGATACACTGGGTCTG GCTACAAGTTTACCAACTGAATTTAGAGATGCTGCTCTCAGAACTATTCTCTATGAcctaacctttttcattattGTGACCACTATTGGCTTGAACATTGTGTTTGGTATCATTGTGGACACATTCTCTGAGCTGAGGGATGAGAAG TGGCGTATAGAGGAAGATAAAAAAGGATATTGCTTTATTTGTAACCTTCCAAGTTATGAATTTGAAAGAAGAGCCAAG GGATTTTACCATCATGTTAAACATGAGCACTGTATGTGGCACTATATCTACTTTTACTTACATTTGGAGAGAATCAATGTCAACGATCACAGTGCTATAGAAAGCTTTGCATATGAACAA ATTATAGGTAATAAAACAGATTTTTTCCCGTTGTTTCATGCCAAAAGCTTAAGAATTACTGCTAATGAGACAATAACTCAACTTACTGAGCTAAAGAAAATGGTTTCTGAAGTGATGCAACATTTTCAACGTGAG GAAAAAGTTGCTGCTGTGCGTCGGAAACAAGAGGAGCAAGCACAGTGGGAGAAAGAACACATTGTAATTCAATAG